A single genomic interval of Polaribacter vadi harbors:
- a CDS encoding DnaJ C-terminal domain-containing protein, translating to MAFIDYYKILGLDKKATDKDIKKAYRKLARKYHPDLNPNDKTAEKKFKEVNEANEVLSNVENRKKYDKYGEHWEHGEEYEKAQQQRPNSNSNRQSRGHSEEDFSDFFENMFGSSSQRTQDSSVKFRGQDYKTELQLDLKDVYTAHKRTLTINNKNIRITIPAGIENGQVIKIIGYGSKGINGGPNGDLYIQFSIVNNTNFKRDGDNLHTSVDLDLYKAILGGEILIPTFNGKVKLTIKPETQNGTKIKLKGKGFPKYKKENEFGDLYITYTIKTPTKLSTKEKELFTELSKLR from the coding sequence ATGGCATTTATTGATTATTATAAAATATTAGGGCTTGATAAAAAAGCAACGGATAAGGATATTAAAAAAGCCTACAGAAAACTGGCTCGAAAATATCACCCAGATTTAAATCCGAATGATAAAACAGCCGAAAAGAAATTTAAGGAAGTTAATGAAGCGAATGAAGTATTGAGTAACGTAGAAAATCGAAAAAAATACGACAAATATGGAGAGCATTGGGAACATGGAGAAGAATATGAAAAAGCTCAACAACAAAGACCAAATTCTAATAGTAATCGACAATCTAGAGGGCATTCTGAAGAAGATTTTTCAGATTTCTTCGAAAATATGTTTGGCAGTAGTTCCCAAAGAACTCAAGATAGTAGCGTAAAATTTAGAGGTCAGGATTATAAAACAGAATTGCAACTTGATTTAAAAGATGTTTATACTGCACACAAACGTACGTTAACCATAAACAATAAAAACATACGAATTACTATTCCTGCAGGTATAGAAAACGGACAAGTTATAAAAATTATTGGGTATGGAAGTAAAGGAATAAATGGTGGCCCAAATGGAGATTTGTATATTCAATTTTCAATTGTAAATAATACTAACTTTAAAAGAGATGGAGATAATTTACACACTTCTGTAGATCTCGATTTATACAAAGCAATTTTAGGAGGAGAAATATTAATTCCTACTTTTAACGGAAAAGTAAAACTTACCATAAAACCAGAAACTCAAAACGGAACTAAAATAAAATTGAAAGGAAAGGGTTTTCCAAAGTATAAAAAAGAAAATGAATTTGGAGATTTGTATATCACTTATACTATAAAAACGCCTACAAAACTATCCACCAAAGAAAAAGAGCTTTTCACAGAATTATCTAAATTAAGATGA
- a CDS encoding chaperone modulator CbpM, producing the protein MELTNLISVQQFCKHYKVPVSFINQLQELELVEIITMEETLCFPKSQIKEVEKIIRLHYELQINLEGVDAIYSLLKRVETLQDEIVMLNNKLNFYENL; encoded by the coding sequence ATGGAGTTAACAAATCTAATTTCGGTACAACAATTTTGTAAACACTACAAAGTTCCAGTATCTTTTATAAATCAGTTGCAAGAATTGGAGTTGGTTGAAATAATTACAATGGAAGAAACATTATGCTTTCCAAAATCACAAATAAAAGAAGTTGAAAAAATAATCCGTTTGCATTATGAGCTTCAAATTAACTTAGAAGGTGTAGATGCTATTTATAGTTTATTAAAACGAGTAGAAACTCTTCAAGATGAAATAGTGATGTTAAATAACAAGTTGAATTTTTATGAAAATTTATAA
- a CDS encoding ABC transporter ATP-binding protein produces the protein MEAVLKTKNINKYFKKPVPFHVLKDINFQVNKGEFASIMGKSGCGKSTLLYILSTMDTDYEGELYLNNQLITGQDKNHLSYIRNKHIGFVFQFHYLLSEFTVLENVMLPAKKLAEKSLKEIEFDAMQKLKMLRIEHLAKKRASRVSGGEKQRVAIARALINNPSIIMGDEPTGNLDSGNAENVFNIFKELSIQQGLSLLIVTHDQDFANKTDRIIEMGDGRIIS, from the coding sequence ATGGAAGCTGTTTTAAAAACAAAAAATATCAATAAATATTTTAAAAAACCTGTTCCGTTTCATGTTTTAAAAGATATTAATTTTCAGGTGAATAAAGGAGAATTTGCTTCTATTATGGGAAAATCTGGCTGTGGAAAATCAACTTTATTATATATCTTATCTACTATGGATACTGATTATGAAGGTGAATTATATTTAAACAATCAACTTATTACAGGTCAGGATAAAAACCATCTTTCCTATATAAGAAATAAACATATTGGTTTTGTTTTTCAGTTTCATTATTTACTTTCAGAATTTACTGTTTTAGAAAACGTAATGCTGCCAGCAAAAAAGTTAGCTGAAAAATCATTAAAAGAAATTGAATTTGATGCTATGCAAAAATTAAAAATGTTACGTATTGAGCATTTAGCAAAAAAACGAGCCTCTAGAGTTTCTGGTGGTGAAAAACAACGCGTTGCAATTGCAAGAGCACTTATTAATAATCCTTCTATTATTATGGGCGATGAACCTACAGGTAATTTAGATAGTGGAAACGCAGAAAATGTTTTTAATATTTTTAAAGAGTTAAGTATTCAGCAAGGTTTATCACTCTTAATAGTAACACATGACCAAGACTTTGCAAATAAAACCGATAGAATTATAGAAATGGGTGATGGAAGAATTATCAGTTAG